The following proteins are co-located in the Gossypium hirsutum isolate 1008001.06 chromosome A02, Gossypium_hirsutum_v2.1, whole genome shotgun sequence genome:
- the LOC107935249 gene encoding transcription factor bHLH18, producing the protein MDSSSAKWLSELGMDEYDIIHQCHMNSLAELTPGEYITATVLTGGNFKQSSFSSESYSSYPNFNTKNNSVSSINEASDRPIKQLKTGTSWNSSTTTNIDHVPVPKKPSSPSSHILSFEKPAASLPANSKQLYGIDNIVKPKDETVCLGNNMNYFGPFQSTNYTAKNSRSYSMTRSPSHAQDHIMAERKRREKLNQRFIALSAIVPGLKKMDKASVLGDAIKYVKQLQERLKVLEEQTKKRTVESVVFVKKSQLLSADDESSSCEENSDGQSSDVALPEIEAKVSDNDVLIRIHCEKHKGFIAKILSEIENLHVSIVNTNALPFGNSTLDITIIAQKDAEFNMTVKDLVKDLRMALLKFV; encoded by the exons ATGGACTCTTCATCAGCAAAATGGTTATCTGAACTG GGAATGGATGAATACGACATCATCCACCAATGTCATATGAACTCATTAGCCGAACTTACCCCAGGTGAATATATAACGGCAACAGTACTCACCGGAGGGAACTTCAAGCAATCTTCATTTTCCTCCGAGAGCTATTCTTCCTACccaaattttaacaccaaaaacaACAGCGTCTCCTCCATTAATGAAGCTTCCGATAGACCGATAAAACAGCTGAAAACCGGTACCAGTTGGAACTCTAGCACCACCACAAACATCGACCATGTCCCTGTCCCAAAAAAACCTTCTTCCCCGAGCTCTCACATTCTTTCATTCGAGAAACCAGCAGCTTCATTGCCTGCAAATTCTAAGCAGCTTTACGGTATCGACAATATCGTTAAGCCTAAAGACGAAACTGTATGTTTAGGAAATAATATGAACTATTTTGGTCCATTTCAAAGCACAAATTATACTGCGAAAAACAGTAGGAGTTATTCAATGACGAGAAGCCCTTCACATGCTCAAGATCATATAATGGccgaaagaaaaagaagagaaaagctcaaCCAGCGTTTCATTGCTCTCTCAGCAATTGTTCCTGGCCTTAAGAAG ATGGATAAAGCTTCAGTTCTTGGTGATGCAATTAAGTACGTGAAACAACTTCAAGAACGGTTGAAGGTGCTAGAAGAGCAAACCAAGAAAAGAACAGTGGAATCCGTAGTTTTCGTGAAGAAATCCCAGTTATTATCGGCCGACGACGAATCCTCTTCGTGCGAAGAAAACTCCGATGGCCAATCTTCGGATGTGGCACTGCCGGAAATCGAAGCTAAAGTCTCAGACAATGACGTCCTCATTCGAATCCATTGTGAAAAACACAAAGGTTTCATAGCCAAAATACTAAGCGAAATTGAGAACCTTCATGTCTCAATTGTTAATACCAATGCTTTGCCTTTTGGGAATTCAACACTTGACATCACCATAATTGCTCAG aaAGATGCTGAATTCAATATGACAGTGAAGGATCTTGTTAAGGATTTGAGAATGGCTTTATTGAAGTTCGTGTGA